A region from the Triticum aestivum cultivar Chinese Spring chromosome 3D, IWGSC CS RefSeq v2.1, whole genome shotgun sequence genome encodes:
- the LOC123075417 gene encoding uncharacterized protein, with translation MEGQTPPDSMQGEARPPPAYVSKVLEDDNLLTEIIVRVGFPTSLVRAACVCRRWLSHASDRAFLRRFRELHPPRLLGFYLAQGYPYDAARFFPMLPQPPELAAVIRRTNFSKKEGGTMVGCSNGSVLTRRMNFSVLSLTNSVLAYELVFAVHSPLCYDYDRGMAILPGLQFTMPCLYNWAQLFSKEEGDGSSYFYVTVEDTMEPKVNVYMLQTGDDAWQKHLTLGSDRLLHPQSSPKGVLVDSKIYFATNNAIVVLDLTSSILSAIQLPHGVGFDLGTTMLSRVDDGSGVYLIHIKELQLHIWLHNGDNWLLVDTICLSETCAGLLEDEPTADIRINHVGDYNGFVFLEMGRSAHYLDVRRRTLCKVYEMTTEEKYLGDIYPLMMTWAPFFPTVRPARNAT, from the exons ATGGAGGGCCAGACGCCGCCGGACAGTATGCAAGGCGAGGCGCGGCCGCCGCCGGCGTATGTATCCAAGGTGCTTGAAGACGACAACCTCCTGACGGAGATCATCGTCCGCGTCGGGTTCCCCACCAGCCTGGTCCGCGCCGCCTGCGTCTGCAGGCGCTGGCTCAGCCACGCCTCCGACCGCGCATTCCTCCGCCGTTTCCGCGAGCTCCACCCGCCAAGACTCCTCGGCTTCTACCTCGCGCAAGGCTATCCGTACGACGCCGCACGCTTCTTCCCGATGCTGCCTCAGCCCCCGGAGCTCGCTGCCGTCATCCGCCGCACAAACTTCTCCAAAAAAGAAGGGGGTACCATGGTGGGCTGCTCGAACGGCAGCGTCCTCACCCGCCGCATGAACTTCAGCGTCCTCAGCCTCACCAACAGCGTCCTCGCCTACGAGCTTGTATTTGCAGTGCACAGCCCACTGTGCTATGACTATGACCGTGGTATGGCCATCCTCCCAGGATTACAGTTCACAATGCCCTGTTTGTACAATTGGGCACAACTCTTCTCCAAAGAAGAAGGGGATGGCTCGTCCTACTTTTATGTCACCGTGGAGGATACCATGGAACCTAAGGTGAATGTTTATATGTTGCAAACTGGTGATGATGCCTGGCAGAAACATCTCACCTTGGGGTCAGATCGCCTCCTGCATCCACAATCTAGTCCTAAAGGCGTACTTGTTGACAGCAAAATCTATTTTGCGACCAACAATGCAATTGTTGTCCTAGATTTGACATCCTCAATATTATCGGCAATTCAGCTCCCACACGGGGTGGGTTTTGACCTAGGCACCACCATGTTGTCGCGGGTCGATGATGGTTCTGGTGTATATCTCATCCATATCAAGGAGCTTCAACTTCATATCTGGCTCCACAATGGGGACAATTGGTTGCTGGTGGACACCATTTGCTTGAGCGAAACATGTGCTGGTTTGCTTGAGGATGAGCCTACTGCTGATATCCGGATAAACCATGTGGGGGACTATAATGGGTTTGTATTCTTGGAGATGGGTCGATCCGCACACTACTTGGATGTCAGGCGCAGGACGTTGTGTAAAGTGTACGAGATGACAACAGAGGAGAAATATTTGGGTGATATCTATCCTTTAATGATGACCTGGGCTCCCTTTTTCCCTACTGTCCGTCCTGCAAG GAATGCCACGTGA